One segment of Desulfosudis oleivorans Hxd3 DNA contains the following:
- a CDS encoding cytidylate kinase-like family protein, giving the protein MAIITISRGSSSMGKAVAEQVARRLGYRLISREVLLDASSRFNVPEIKLEKAIHDAPGILDRYRHSSQSYVAYIRSALVEQVVADNVVYHGLAGHLLLKGLSQVLKVRINADMEKRVAVVMKRDRIPADEARNRIQEDDRQRRKWTQALYGQDPWDASLYDLTICIDTLSVDNAVDFICQAAGTDGFQATEKNRRQVSDMAVACRVKAALVDEFPHVGVTCEYGNVLVYTGTGSDHGSGKLAKKIDRVRETVEGIFHIEIHSGVVVPAEAV; this is encoded by the coding sequence ATGGCAATTATAACGATTTCACGGGGGTCCTCCTCCATGGGAAAGGCCGTGGCCGAACAGGTGGCCCGGCGGCTGGGCTATCGGCTGATCAGCCGGGAGGTACTGCTGGACGCCAGCAGCCGGTTCAACGTGCCTGAGATCAAGCTGGAAAAGGCCATTCACGACGCGCCGGGCATTCTGGATCGCTACCGTCACAGCAGCCAGTCCTACGTGGCCTATATCCGTTCGGCCCTGGTGGAACAGGTGGTGGCGGACAACGTGGTCTACCACGGCCTGGCCGGCCACCTGCTGCTCAAGGGGCTTTCCCAGGTGCTCAAGGTACGGATCAACGCGGACATGGAAAAGCGCGTCGCCGTGGTCATGAAGCGGGATCGGATTCCAGCGGATGAGGCGCGAAACCGCATTCAGGAAGACGACCGGCAGCGCCGGAAATGGACTCAGGCCCTGTACGGTCAGGATCCCTGGGACGCCTCCCTCTATGACCTGACCATCTGCATTGACACGCTTTCCGTGGACAATGCCGTGGATTTTATCTGCCAGGCCGCCGGCACCGATGGGTTTCAGGCAACGGAGAAAAACCGCCGGCAGGTATCGGACATGGCCGTGGCCTGCCGGGTCAAGGCGGCCCTGGTGGATGAGTTTCCCCATGTGGGTGTGACCTGTGAATACGGGAACGTGCTGGTGTACACCGGGACCGGGTCGGATCACGGCAGCGGGAAGCTTGCCAAAAAGATCGATCGTGTTCGAGAAACGGTGGAAGGCATTTTTCATATTGAGATTCATTCGGGAGTGGTGGTGCCTGCGGAGGCCGTCTGA
- a CDS encoding sigma-54-dependent transcriptional regulator yields MISHIVVVDDEPITLKQLRRILEKEGHRVSAFSNPRRALDHIESNSCDVLISDVRMPAMDGMELMTRVKARFPDIEVILITGYASLDGAVEAVREGAFHYLEKPFTPDRVRERVGQALHLLSARRSARPGAQGEDRNDAGPVIIGQGARIREVVSIIGQIGPTECNVLITGDSGSGKELVARAIHAASRRSAGPFLAFNCGALSETLIDNELFGHEKGAFTGAESRGIGLVEAASGGTLFLDEIGEMPTAMQVKLLRVLQEGELMRVGGSRPVPVDVRIVSATAADIKAAVGEGIFRKDLYFRINVVNIKLPGLAERREDIPLLAYHILSRLNRQGGKNIQAISEKAMALLSGYAFPGNVRELENILERAVAICQGEIIRECDLPPDLVALELQAYRPPDETFMTLAELERDYMAHLLKITGGARSRTAEILGIDRASLWRKMKKYDLE; encoded by the coding sequence ATGATATCGCACATTGTCGTTGTTGACGACGAACCCATCACGCTCAAGCAGTTGCGGCGGATTCTTGAAAAAGAGGGCCACCGGGTGTCGGCCTTTTCCAATCCCCGTCGGGCACTGGATCATATCGAGAGCAATTCCTGCGATGTGCTGATCAGCGACGTACGCATGCCCGCCATGGACGGTATGGAGCTGATGACCCGGGTCAAGGCCCGGTTCCCGGATATCGAGGTGATCCTGATCACCGGGTACGCCTCCCTGGACGGCGCCGTGGAGGCGGTTCGGGAGGGGGCGTTTCATTACCTGGAAAAGCCCTTTACCCCGGACCGGGTAAGGGAGCGGGTGGGCCAGGCCCTGCACCTGCTTTCCGCCCGCCGGTCCGCCCGGCCAGGGGCCCAGGGGGAGGACCGGAACGACGCCGGCCCCGTTATTATCGGCCAGGGGGCCCGGATTCGGGAGGTGGTTTCCATCATCGGCCAGATCGGGCCCACCGAATGCAATGTGCTCATCACCGGCGACTCGGGCAGCGGCAAGGAGCTGGTGGCCCGGGCCATTCACGCGGCCAGCCGCCGGTCTGCCGGACCTTTTCTGGCCTTTAACTGCGGCGCCTTGAGTGAAACCCTCATCGACAACGAGCTGTTCGGCCACGAGAAGGGGGCCTTTACCGGCGCGGAGAGCAGGGGCATCGGCCTGGTGGAGGCGGCCTCCGGCGGCACCCTTTTCCTTGACGAGATCGGGGAGATGCCCACCGCCATGCAGGTGAAGCTGCTGCGGGTGCTTCAGGAAGGAGAGCTGATGCGGGTGGGCGGCAGCCGGCCCGTTCCCGTGGACGTGCGTATCGTGTCCGCCACGGCCGCGGACATCAAGGCCGCGGTGGGTGAAGGCATCTTTCGCAAGGATCTCTATTTCCGGATCAACGTGGTCAACATCAAGCTGCCCGGCCTGGCCGAGCGCAGGGAGGACATTCCCCTGCTGGCTTACCACATTCTCAGCCGCCTTAACCGGCAGGGCGGGAAAAACATTCAGGCCATATCCGAAAAAGCCATGGCCCTGCTGTCCGGCTACGCCTTTCCCGGAAACGTGCGGGAGCTGGAAAATATTCTGGAGCGGGCCGTGGCGATCTGCCAGGGGGAGATAATCCGCGAGTGCGATCTGCCCCCGGACCTGGTGGCCCTGGAACTTCAGGCTTACAGACCGCCGGACGAAACCTTCATGACCCTGGCCGAACTGGAGCGGGACTATATGGCCCACCTGTTGAAGATCACCGGCGGAGCACGGTCCCGTACCGCGGAAATTCTGGGTATTGACCGGGCGTCGCTGTGGAGGAAGATGAAAAAATACGACCTTGAGTAG
- a CDS encoding response regulator: MSQQPLRIMVIDDENIVGKRLKPALEKTGDVVETFEDGETALARFEKQPFDIVVTDIRMEKIDGLEILEQILAMSRQTKVILITGYATVEIAREALSKGAFDFIAKPFKPADLRAIIERASRELRP, from the coding sequence ATGTCGCAACAGCCGCTGAGAATTATGGTCATTGATGATGAAAACATCGTGGGCAAACGCCTCAAGCCGGCCCTGGAGAAAACAGGGGACGTGGTGGAGACCTTTGAGGACGGCGAGACCGCCCTGGCCCGGTTTGAAAAACAGCCGTTTGATATCGTTGTCACCGATATTCGTATGGAGAAAATCGACGGGCTTGAGATCCTGGAACAGATCCTGGCCATGTCCCGGCAGACCAAGGTGATACTGATTACCGGATATGCCACGGTCGAGATCGCCCGGGAGGCCTTATCAAAAGGGGCCTTTGACTTCATCGCCAAACCCTTCAAACCGGCGGACCTGCGCGCCATTATCGAACGGGCGTCCAGAGAGCTGAGACCATGA
- a CDS encoding FCD domain-containing protein, whose translation MENCDEAHRMELITAYDQMVQSARVNDGRGFYQAILDFAASGIAATKNPVLLQLIDGIMPNLRRLQYVAIALKADALEESTRYFKIIIDALETRDPEKGVAAIEAYIEAEQSFAIAALKNSPLAGYIG comes from the coding sequence ATTGAAAACTGCGATGAGGCTCATCGCATGGAACTGATTACCGCCTACGATCAAATGGTCCAGTCGGCCAGGGTCAATGACGGCCGGGGGTTTTACCAGGCCATTCTGGACTTTGCCGCGTCGGGCATTGCCGCTACGAAAAATCCCGTTCTTCTGCAACTGATCGACGGCATCATGCCCAACCTGCGGCGCCTGCAGTATGTGGCCATTGCCCTGAAGGCCGACGCCCTGGAAGAGAGCACCCGTTATTTCAAGATCATTATCGATGCCCTGGAAACCCGGGACCCTGAAAAAGGGGTGGCGGCCATTGAAGCGTATATCGAAGCTGAACAGTCCTTTGCCATCGCGGCCCTGAAGAACTCTCCCCTGGCCGGATACATCGGTTAG
- a CDS encoding response regulator, with protein MARTLEVLLLDDEPIVGRRLKPALDKIGCNVEGFEDPMAAVARIDEKQFDVVVTDIRMEGMDGIQVLEHVQRRWPGTRVILITGYAKMDLAREAMGKGVFDFIAKPFRPDDLRRIILRAAEDMGIFLDTAPDGDTPADQ; from the coding sequence ATGGCCAGAACACTGGAAGTGCTGCTGCTGGATGATGAGCCCATCGTTGGCCGGCGCCTGAAACCGGCGCTGGACAAGATCGGGTGCAACGTGGAGGGGTTTGAGGACCCCATGGCCGCGGTGGCCCGGATCGATGAGAAGCAGTTTGATGTGGTGGTGACCGACATTCGCATGGAAGGCATGGACGGTATTCAGGTACTGGAACATGTGCAGCGGCGGTGGCCCGGCACCAGGGTGATCCTGATCACCGGGTACGCAAAGATGGACCTGGCCCGGGAGGCCATGGGCAAGGGCGTGTTTGACTTTATCGCCAAGCCCTTTCGGCCGGACGACCTTCGGCGGATCATTCTCCGCGCCGCCGAGGACATGGGGATTTTTCTTGATACCGCGCCGGACGGGGACACGCCGGCGGACCAATAG
- a CDS encoding SLC13 family permease has protein sequence MDALTLDMILVMAMIGLAVFLFIVEWVRVDVVAILMTVALPLLGLVTPKEAFVGFSSNAVISIIAVIIIGAGLDRTGMINKLVTPVLRIAGNSTSRIIVAISVTVAIISSFMQNIGAAALFLPAIQRISKMQNIPLGRLLMPIGFSAILGGTVTLVGSSPLILLNDLLVPFNLEPFGLFDVTPIGLALVAGGIACFVLLGRFILPQGAAVNAPDPDASETGVPSLPGGPDPDGTEFYELRTPDDFTDYRDPLFVEDIRRRYLLNVVALTEPPDYKVLSPAPDAEVRAGIDLVVCGRKADAERMASAEGMRLKAALETYRDRLAVETAGTVEVVVAPRSSYAGKALQDINFQDRFHVTPLSVYRQEETYRARLDDIVLQVGDVVALYGTWKRLKTLQKEGGLLFSLPSDMEDLRPEKAVWAGLWLVVALTMIMGFKVQLSVALMTGALGMVLTQVLSIDEAYQSVDWRTIFLLAGLIPLGIATEKTGTAAWIAHTLLGIIGDVSPIVLLSVIGILSTLFTLVISNVGATVLLVPLVVNMAIAAHTDPRMAALVVGLATSNSFVLPTHQVNALYMGPGHYRTVDFIKAGSLVSVVFLVVMIAAISLIYGI, from the coding sequence ATGGACGCATTGACCCTTGACATGATCCTGGTGATGGCCATGATCGGCCTGGCGGTTTTTCTGTTTATCGTGGAGTGGGTGAGAGTGGACGTGGTGGCGATTCTGATGACCGTGGCCCTGCCCCTGCTGGGCCTGGTGACGCCCAAGGAGGCCTTTGTGGGGTTCAGCAGCAACGCCGTTATCTCCATCATCGCGGTGATCATCATCGGCGCGGGCCTGGACCGCACCGGCATGATCAATAAACTGGTGACCCCGGTGCTGCGTATTGCCGGTAACAGCACTTCCCGGATCATTGTCGCCATTTCCGTTACCGTGGCGATTATCTCCAGTTTCATGCAGAACATCGGGGCCGCCGCGCTTTTTCTGCCCGCCATTCAGCGCATCAGCAAGATGCAGAACATCCCCCTGGGCCGGTTGCTCATGCCCATCGGGTTTTCCGCCATTCTGGGCGGTACCGTCACCCTGGTGGGTTCCAGCCCGCTGATCCTTCTAAATGACCTGCTGGTGCCTTTCAACCTGGAGCCCTTCGGCCTGTTCGACGTCACGCCCATCGGCCTGGCCCTGGTGGCCGGCGGCATTGCCTGTTTTGTGTTGCTGGGCCGGTTCATTCTGCCCCAGGGGGCGGCCGTGAATGCTCCAGACCCGGACGCCTCGGAAACCGGTGTCCCTTCTTTGCCCGGCGGTCCGGATCCGGATGGGACCGAATTTTATGAACTGCGGACCCCGGATGATTTTACCGATTACCGGGATCCGCTTTTTGTGGAGGACATTCGGCGGCGATACCTGCTCAACGTGGTGGCCCTGACCGAACCGCCCGACTACAAGGTGCTTTCCCCCGCGCCGGACGCCGAGGTGCGGGCGGGCATTGATCTGGTGGTCTGCGGCCGAAAAGCGGATGCCGAACGGATGGCGTCCGCCGAAGGCATGCGGCTCAAGGCGGCCCTTGAAACCTACCGGGACCGGCTGGCGGTTGAAACCGCCGGAACGGTGGAGGTGGTGGTGGCCCCCCGGTCTTCCTATGCCGGAAAGGCCCTGCAGGACATCAACTTCCAGGACCGGTTTCATGTCACACCGTTGAGTGTGTACCGGCAGGAGGAGACCTACCGGGCCCGGCTGGACGATATCGTTTTGCAGGTGGGCGACGTGGTGGCCCTTTACGGCACATGGAAACGGCTGAAGACCCTGCAGAAGGAGGGCGGGCTGCTCTTTTCCCTGCCGTCGGACATGGAGGACCTGCGGCCGGAAAAGGCCGTGTGGGCCGGGCTGTGGCTGGTGGTGGCCCTGACCATGATCATGGGGTTCAAGGTTCAGCTGTCAGTGGCCCTGATGACCGGCGCCCTGGGAATGGTGCTGACCCAGGTCCTGAGCATCGACGAGGCTTACCAGTCGGTGGACTGGCGCACCATCTTCCTGCTGGCCGGCCTGATTCCCCTGGGCATTGCCACGGAAAAAACCGGCACCGCCGCCTGGATCGCCCACACCCTCCTCGGCATTATCGGTGATGTGTCCCCCATTGTGCTGCTGTCGGTGATCGGTATTCTTTCCACCCTGTTCACCCTGGTGATCTCCAATGTGGGGGCCACGGTGCTGCTGGTGCCCCTTGTGGTGAACATGGCCATCGCGGCCCACACGGACCCCCGCATGGCGGCCCTGGTGGTGGGGCTGGCTACCAGCAATTCGTTCGTGCTGCCCACCCACCAGGTCAACGCCCTTTACATGGGGCCGGGCCACTATCGCACGGTGGATTTCATCAAGGCCGGGTCCCTGGTCAGCGTGGTTTTCCTGGTGGTGATGATTGCGGCCATCAGCCTGATTTACGGAATATGA
- a CDS encoding cytidylate kinase-like family protein, producing MSIIIISSDVAETEAMIAEKVAEEKGYALLDRRVLHDAANRYGVKPERLNDALDNRPSLLRRLPPRQWRYCLACIEAEVLDRLLADNIVCRDVGAHLYVNGVSHAMKIRVLTGKQACREAAEREGGSLEKVEKQRSRINRRRTAWSMAAYQKDEADPAGYDLVVSLDQIDPVEAVRTIVGASAYRKFQSMTYSTKCLTDLALAAQVRAALLKSMSDMQVQARDGSVVVTTRALNRRKREKVETIKQLAGQIPGVGYVEVHVRNNIFGKAG from the coding sequence ATGTCTATTATCATAATTTCTTCGGATGTTGCCGAAACGGAGGCAATGATCGCGGAAAAGGTTGCCGAAGAAAAAGGCTACGCCCTGCTGGACCGGCGGGTTCTCCATGACGCGGCGAACCGGTATGGCGTGAAACCGGAACGGCTCAACGACGCACTGGATAACCGGCCTTCCCTGCTGCGGCGGTTACCGCCCCGCCAGTGGCGTTATTGCCTTGCCTGTATCGAAGCCGAGGTGCTGGACCGCCTGCTGGCCGACAACATCGTCTGCCGGGACGTGGGTGCGCATCTTTACGTCAACGGCGTTTCTCATGCCATGAAAATTCGTGTTCTGACGGGAAAACAGGCATGCCGGGAAGCTGCTGAGCGGGAAGGCGGTAGCCTGGAGAAGGTGGAAAAACAGAGGTCTCGCATAAACCGGCGTCGCACGGCATGGTCCATGGCCGCTTACCAGAAGGACGAGGCCGATCCGGCCGGCTATGATCTGGTGGTCAGTCTGGACCAGATCGACCCGGTGGAGGCGGTCCGCACCATCGTGGGGGCCTCGGCGTACCGGAAGTTTCAGAGCATGACCTATTCCACCAAATGCCTTACCGACCTGGCCCTGGCGGCTCAGGTACGGGCCGCGCTTTTGAAATCCATGAGCGACATGCAGGTCCAGGCCAGGGACGGTTCGGTGGTGGTGACCACCCGTGCGTTGAACCGGCGGAAAAGGGAGAAGGTCGAGACCATCAAGCAGCTGGCCGGTCAGATTCCGGGCGTCGGTTACGTGGAGGTGCATGTGCGGAATAATATTTTCGGGAAAGCGGGGTAG
- a CDS encoding universal stress protein, translated as MSRHILLVFENEAVVPEALMYAREFALRIDARLTLLMIVPMSFDMRTSIGPRRSVVKNIEIRAGRVLSDCLQSFIQAGIEVNSALKLGDPAQEMVKFLANRPPFQAIVWGSGKDLPDRARTGQRHWLSKIAGSLECPLLTVSKRDDRS; from the coding sequence ATGTCGCGTCACATTCTTCTGGTGTTCGAAAATGAAGCGGTTGTGCCCGAGGCATTGATGTATGCGCGGGAGTTTGCCCTGCGCATTGACGCCCGGCTTACGCTGCTGATGATCGTGCCCATGTCTTTTGACATGCGCACGTCCATCGGCCCCCGGCGCAGTGTCGTCAAAAATATTGAAATTCGGGCGGGCAGGGTTCTGTCTGACTGCCTTCAGTCTTTTATTCAGGCAGGCATCGAAGTGAACTCGGCCTTGAAGCTCGGCGATCCGGCCCAGGAGATGGTGAAGTTTCTGGCCAACCGGCCCCCGTTTCAGGCCATTGTATGGGGCAGCGGAAAAGATCTGCCGGACAGGGCCCGCACCGGCCAGCGCCACTGGCTTTCAAAGATTGCGGGCAGCCTGGAGTGCCCGCTTCTGACCGTCAGCAAGCGGGATGACCGGAGTTGA
- a CDS encoding GntR family transcriptional regulator, with amino-acid sequence MNLSLAGTLSDQIANHIIEKIIHLEIEPGQRILEQKIAEELGVSRSPVREAMRILEKTGLVEIIPRCGARVRKVTEESIRGFCDVFALLFGHVVRR; translated from the coding sequence ATGAATCTTTCTCTGGCAGGCACACTTTCAGACCAGATAGCAAACCACATTATTGAAAAGATCATTCATCTGGAGATCGAACCGGGCCAGCGCATCCTGGAGCAGAAGATCGCCGAGGAGCTGGGGGTGAGCCGGTCCCCGGTGCGCGAGGCCATGCGGATTTTAGAAAAAACCGGCCTGGTGGAGATCATTCCCCGTTGCGGCGCACGGGTGCGAAAGGTTACGGAGGAGAGCATTCGGGGGTTCTGCGACGTGTTCGCCCTGCTCTTCGGCCATGTGGTGCGGCGCTGA
- a CDS encoding glycosyltransferase family 2 protein, with protein MTDASSYIRLSIIITVYSETGALVQTVERLLKQDRDYIHEILLVVSPFSSDACMAVCRQLAETHTLVTILVQQKNPGVGLALRQGMAAATGTHVAVLSADLETEPEAVDRMVRKIQESGCDVVVANRWLPGGGFARYNPVKLMANWLFQQVFRRVYATDVGDLTYGLKVLEKIVVDRICWKATLHEIFIETTVKPIRYGYSVCQVPTFWTGRTEGVSRNSFFKNLRYVGLALRVRWRPVPPDEAKPKK; from the coding sequence ATGACCGACGCGTCCTCATACATAAGACTTTCCATCATCATCACCGTCTACTCTGAGACCGGCGCCCTGGTCCAGACGGTGGAGCGGCTCTTGAAACAGGACCGGGATTATATTCACGAAATTCTTCTGGTGGTTTCCCCGTTTTCCTCTGACGCCTGCATGGCGGTGTGTCGGCAGCTGGCCGAAACACACACCCTGGTGACGATTCTGGTTCAACAAAAGAATCCCGGCGTGGGCCTTGCCCTGCGCCAGGGAATGGCCGCGGCCACCGGCACCCACGTGGCTGTGCTGTCGGCCGATCTTGAAACCGAGCCGGAAGCCGTGGATCGTATGGTCAGGAAAATCCAGGAGAGCGGATGTGACGTGGTGGTTGCCAACCGGTGGCTGCCCGGCGGTGGGTTTGCCCGGTACAATCCGGTCAAGCTGATGGCCAACTGGCTTTTTCAGCAGGTGTTCCGCAGGGTCTACGCTACGGATGTGGGGGATCTGACCTACGGCCTCAAGGTTTTGGAAAAAATCGTGGTTGACCGCATTTGCTGGAAGGCCACGCTTCACGAAATTTTTATCGAAACCACGGTCAAGCCGATCCGGTACGGGTATTCGGTTTGCCAGGTGCCCACCTTCTGGACCGGCCGCACCGAAGGGGTGAGCCGTAACTCGTTTTTCAAGAACCTCCGTTACGTGGGGCTGGCCCTCAGGGTCCGGTGGCGGCCGGTGCCACCGGACGAGGCAAAACCCAAAAAATAA
- a CDS encoding B12-binding domain-containing radical SAM protein, which translates to MKKIRVFLVNVGDRPRVFQLVTPPLGIMSLAAYIRSKFSAEFCLVNQKLHNLSNDALVKMAVDFKADVVGLGALTSASHKIPYITKKLRALLPEALLLLGGPHVSAFEEKSLEGNAAHAAVPGEGELVFEVILRHWFEGDGLADVPGIFWRDKDGTIVINPGRMPFIQDVDSLPPPAYDLIDLPAYWKRQSMPPIPRRRYASLFSSRGCPYKCAYCHRIFGDTFRGHSADRIVDEIAFLSKTYGISDFEFLDDIFNLDRKRLMTFCDLIHSRNLKTRLVFPNGVRTDIFTAEEIEALADAGMYFASFALETGSPRIQGLVRKNLNIGKFLKNVEIAVRCGVYANGFAMMGFPTETEAEMQMTIDVACGSRLHTISFFTVTPFPNTELYEMARRQCPEKVAAIDYADMEYSGISINLSAVSDDTLYTYQRKANRTFFLNPLRMMRIVRDFPQPHLLPFYLPVFLRRASKGLH; encoded by the coding sequence GTGAAAAAGATCCGCGTGTTTCTGGTAAATGTGGGTGACCGGCCCCGGGTGTTTCAACTGGTGACGCCGCCGCTGGGTATCATGTCCCTTGCCGCTTATATACGGTCCAAGTTTTCCGCCGAATTCTGCCTGGTCAACCAGAAGCTGCACAACCTGTCCAATGACGCCCTGGTGAAGATGGCCGTGGATTTCAAGGCCGATGTGGTGGGGCTGGGCGCCCTGACATCGGCATCGCACAAGATCCCCTATATTACGAAAAAGCTTCGGGCCCTGTTGCCCGAGGCGTTGCTCCTGCTGGGCGGCCCCCATGTATCGGCCTTTGAGGAAAAATCCCTGGAAGGTAACGCGGCCCATGCCGCTGTGCCCGGTGAAGGGGAGCTGGTTTTTGAGGTGATTCTGCGCCACTGGTTTGAAGGCGATGGTCTGGCCGATGTACCGGGAATTTTCTGGCGGGACAAGGACGGCACCATCGTTATCAATCCAGGGCGCATGCCGTTCATTCAGGATGTGGACAGCCTGCCGCCCCCGGCCTATGACCTGATCGACCTGCCGGCCTACTGGAAGCGCCAGTCCATGCCGCCCATTCCCCGACGCCGGTATGCCTCTCTTTTTTCCAGCCGGGGATGCCCCTACAAATGCGCCTACTGCCACCGCATTTTCGGTGACACCTTCCGGGGCCACTCGGCGGACCGGATCGTGGATGAAATCGCGTTTCTTTCGAAAACGTACGGCATTTCAGATTTTGAGTTTCTGGACGATATCTTCAACCTGGACAGAAAACGGCTGATGACCTTCTGTGATCTGATTCACAGCCGCAATCTCAAGACCCGGCTGGTCTTTCCCAACGGGGTGCGCACCGATATTTTTACGGCAGAAGAGATCGAAGCCCTTGCCGACGCGGGCATGTATTTTGCCAGTTTTGCCCTGGAGACCGGCTCGCCCCGAATTCAGGGCCTGGTCAGAAAAAACCTGAATATCGGCAAGTTTTTAAAAAATGTGGAGATCGCGGTCCGGTGCGGGGTCTATGCCAACGGATTTGCCATGATGGGATTTCCCACGGAAACCGAAGCGGAGATGCAAATGACCATTGACGTGGCCTGCGGCTCCCGCCTTCACACCATCTCGTTTTTTACGGTCACGCCGTTTCCCAACACGGAACTTTACGAAATGGCCCGTCGCCAATGCCCGGAGAAGGTTGCGGCCATTGATTACGCTGACATGGAATATTCCGGAATTTCTATCAACCTGTCGGCTGTGTCGGATGACACCCTCTATACCTACCAGCGCAAGGCCAACCGGACCTTCTTTTTAAACCCCCTGCGCATGATGCGGATCGTCAGGGATTTTCCCCAGCCCCACCTGCTGCCTTTTTACCTGCCGGTTTTTTTGAGGCGGGCTTCCAAGGGATTACATTAA
- a CDS encoding GMC family oxidoreductase N-terminal domain-containing protein: MNTTQHYDAIIVGSGPGGATVARELTKQGKKVLILEWGSNAPIKGSMFQMALNAGMPGKSVLFTNKKMLAMVRGICTGGSSVFYCGTAFDPPYEMMRSHGIELEEETAALKKELPIAPAGDAIFGPGARRMMESAQEMGYDWKPLNKFIYQDKCKPDCWKCSYGCPEGAKWSARMFVEEAVTDGAELINGAKVTRVLFDGNTATGVEYKKNLGTHKVTADRVVISAGGVGSPTILRASGISRAGYDFFFDPLIMVFGTVKNLKGKGEIQMAAGAHMADEGYLMVDLDFPWPMYMVQSAPKLRLHKLLSRRDTLMLMIKIKDDLGGRITDGGGVRKDITKNDKAKLQKGYERAKGILQNAGAKGVFSGWTVAAHPGGTVKIGDVVDSNLKTEKENLYVCDCSVMPDAWGIPPTLTLLALGKRLAKHLGEEMDAK, from the coding sequence ATGAACACCACCCAGCATTACGACGCCATTATCGTCGGGTCAGGCCCCGGCGGGGCAACCGTGGCCAGGGAACTGACAAAGCAGGGCAAAAAGGTCCTGATTCTGGAATGGGGCAGCAACGCGCCGATAAAGGGGTCCATGTTCCAGATGGCCCTGAATGCCGGCATGCCCGGCAAAAGCGTGCTGTTTACCAACAAAAAGATGCTGGCCATGGTGAGAGGGATCTGCACCGGCGGCAGTTCTGTTTTTTACTGCGGTACCGCCTTTGATCCGCCGTATGAAATGATGCGGTCCCACGGCATTGAACTTGAAGAGGAAACGGCGGCGTTAAAAAAGGAGCTGCCTATTGCCCCGGCCGGTGACGCCATTTTCGGCCCGGGCGCCCGCCGCATGATGGAAAGCGCCCAGGAAATGGGCTATGACTGGAAGCCACTCAACAAGTTCATCTACCAGGACAAGTGCAAGCCCGACTGCTGGAAGTGCAGTTACGGATGCCCGGAAGGTGCCAAGTGGAGCGCCCGCATGTTCGTGGAAGAGGCCGTCACCGATGGCGCTGAACTGATCAACGGCGCAAAGGTGACCCGGGTGCTGTTTGACGGCAACACCGCCACCGGCGTGGAATACAAAAAGAACCTGGGCACCCACAAGGTCACCGCCGACCGGGTCGTCATCTCCGCCGGCGGGGTGGGGTCTCCCACCATTCTCCGGGCCAGCGGCATTTCCCGGGCCGGCTACGACTTTTTCTTTGACCCCCTGATCATGGTATTCGGCACGGTAAAAAACCTCAAGGGCAAAGGCGAAATCCAGATGGCGGCCGGTGCCCACATGGCCGACGAGGGGTACCTGATGGTGGACCTGGATTTTCCCTGGCCCATGTACATGGTGCAGAGCGCGCCCAAGCTGCGGCTGCACAAACTTCTCTCCAGGCGCGATACCCTGATGCTGATGATCAAGATCAAGGATGACCTGGGGGGCCGCATCACCGACGGCGGTGGGGTCCGCAAGGACATCACGAAAAACGACAAGGCCAAACTGCAAAAAGGATATGAACGGGCAAAAGGCATTCTGCAGAACGCCGGAGCTAAAGGGGTGTTTTCCGGCTGGACCGTGGCGGCCCACCCCGGCGGCACGGTCAAGATCGGTGACGTGGTGGATTCGAACCTGAAAACCGAAAAGGAGAATCTCTACGTGTGCGACTGTTCGGTGATGCCGGATGCCTGGGGCATTCCCCCCACCCTCACCCTGCTGGCCCTGGGTAAGCGGCTGGCAAAGCATTTGGGAGAGGAAATGGACGCAAAATAA